The Asterias amurensis chromosome 20, ASM3211899v1 region atttgGGACGGCGAAGATTTTGGTCAAGtgttgtttaaacaaattggGAGTTTGTACTTTGAACACCGTGACAATAGGAAATGAACTTACGATTAACTCATTTGAATTATTATGAAACAGAGATAAAAAACGGTAGACTAGAGGACTCGTGGGAAGGTTTGGTCTTTATGGTCCCGTACCCAAAAAGCTGTTAGCAAAAAACACCACTTGATAAACTTCTTAGCTAAGCAAACATCAaatggggcaccagccacaacaataaTGCAAACTCCAATGtaaatttggctggttacctgtttctgctaagcgatactttatgtgcttagcaaacttGTGTACTTATTATCACTATACAAACTTGGgcccagtcccccccccccccccgattcaGTGACGTAACTATACATTTCCTTTGGGGCGGGGGGCAAAGATATCGAGGGGCTTTTTAATGgtcatttgggggggggggggggagaggggcTGTTCCCCTGCACTCACCCCCTCTCATCCCCGTGGCCCCCATTTACAGTTTGTTAACACCCAAAGTCAAGGAAACCCCTTCCCCAGGGATTAGTTCGAGGTCGTACGATGGTCTGGGGAGACGGGTGATAAAGCCGCTATCTCAACACAAATCTTGTTTAGAGAAAAGATTAGTTTCTACATGGCTTACCGTGGTTGCATTGTGTCTGTTGACTTTATGGTGGGTATCAGCTGATTTGCGGTGGTCAGTGGGGCTGTAGGGGCCCCCCCTAGGTTGAGTGTAACATTCCATGGGGGTAATGCAGACGTTTTCTATCAACTAGACCTATGTAATTGCGTTTCTATGGGTGGGGAGTCTGTTTGTTGGATTGGGAAGGGGGTCGCTCCAGGAGGGGTTTGTATGGGAGGGGGTACTAGTTCGGAGGGTTATGGTTTCCTTCCTTCATGGTCTTAGGTGGGCTAGTTGGGGAGGGGTTTGGTTTGATAGAGGGTAGGGGTAGGGGGTGAGGTGAAATTATTGTACTACGTAGGCCTAGTGAAGGTTATCTGTAGGTAGGCCTACTATACTAATCTACCAGCACACATTCAGGAGGACACAGTGACAAGACACCTGTATCAATCTAGTTCTGCCCGCCAAAGCCCAAAATGTATTTCCGTAACCCCACCTTAGTTAACACCACCAGCCCACACCAAATCTAAACCCCCGGACCCGTCCGATACCATCGATTCTTTTACCatgaccctaaccctaacccccggACCCGTCTAAAATACGTCTAATACCACCGACCATTTTGCACCCTTCCCACAATATACCCGTCCCCCATTAAAACCCCTTCCTTCTCCCGGGTCGCATTGTCACAACTGTTGTCCCATCCGTCCCAACCTGCGGCATCTTCTAAGGCCGCCCCACTCGCGTGAAATAATTATACTTCTCAAAAAAGATTACACTCTAACAAACATATCAAAGTCTaacttttttgacaaaaatggtgCCGGCGGATGCAATACCTACAAACGATACAATGTATTACTATTTGGCAGACTGCCCGCTGTACGACCCCGGCGCGCGAAAAGTCTAATGAACGTTTTACTATAGACTTACTACAAACACAAGCATTTCAATGGGGCTTTGTAGACACACGTGACACAACACACATGTACTATTTGTATAATGTACCTTAAAAATGTGTTTCATGTTCATGTACTTAACacaatgttgtacatgtatgtgtcggCCTACGTGTATGTGTATTACGCTTGAGCCGATCGTATGTAACAGTCACAGTGTGTGAGTGAGTTTAGATCGACGGTTCATGGAAAAACTTTACAGGTAGTCATAGGGGTAGCAATTCATTTTTTGTAAGAACCATCTaagtaatgttttactttagggTAGACTTGTTTTAGTGTGTTTTGAAAACACGTACtgcgaaagtgtataatggttttaTAACACTTGTTGTTGATCCATTCCTCTAGCTTCATCTACCCAAAAGATTACTTAATTCTTGCCTTGTAAGTAAGTAGTTGGAAAGGCTTGACTCAGACATCAAACATTGTCtaacaatattgtttacttTCCAACTTCTTTCACAAACAGTGGAACCATCgagcttttaaaaaacatcctGAGCATGCACCACAGTCAGTCGGTAGCTTTTGAACAGTTGGTGATATTTAATGCAAATAAACATAACTCCCCATTCATACAAATAAGAGTAGCGTGTAAGAAATTATAAAGCAATTCACACAAATGCTTGAGACTTAACTTCTAATTGCCTGTTTTATCCATTATCAAATCAGAACGTTAAAAGTGTAATGCCAGTAGTAAAATGTGAGCTAAGTTTTATTGAAGTTATAAAAGAATTTCAATACAAAGCACGAGGGACAATTTGTCTGAATACTGAAGTAGTAAAACTACTGCTTAGAACTCTTCATTATCGGCGTGAGTTTGCAATAAATTAAGGAAATTGAAACCTTACATGTTTTACGTTCCTCAAATGAAACAATTTGCATTTAAAATCGGGTGCACAGGTTCGCGCTTAGGTATTATATAACTTGTCCACAATTTGAAGTCTATTTGGAGCACTGTGTTCTTTGTGTATGTACTTTAAGCTCTAACTGTGTAGTGCAATAGTTCACATTCCATACTACAAACACCCCTGGAGTAAAATGAAACGATCTGTTTGGGGGTAATTcttctgattggtcaatatcTGTGGCGCGGGCTTTTTTCGTTCCGCCCCCAAAACTATTTCCGTTCTACGTTTGCTAGACTGAAACCGTCCGCGCAGCAAAACATATCTCACaataatttcaaataaaacatgCAAAATGTATCTGTATTCAATAAGTAAATACAGCTTAGTGAAAAAGGCATTGTAAACTTTCCTCTAAATACATATCTGTCATAAATTTTGATTAAATTAGATGAATTTTTAGACAAAGTAGATCATTACTTCAGCGGGGAGCACACTATCAAACTGTTGATAGCCGTGgctagaaataaataaataaaatttacttCATTCTAACTTATTTTAATTGGAGTAATTTAACCAATAAGTAACTGACAGAGTCGGTGGTAATATTCTAGAAccactttatttattttgaatttaatATTGTTCATCCATGTCTTTGTTTGTATATCATATGAGTATGTACGCGCTTTGTTGTCGTATGTGTCTGTGATTCACATGATAGTGGCACCCCCGTGTAGTCACTGCTAGCGCGTAGTAATCTCTACCGGTGTTGTGCGGTTGCCATTTATTAGCGGGATTTCCTTGTGCAATCGTCGTAGTAAAATTGGCTTGAGTGACTGAACGTTGTGCGAGAGTGTCGTGCCAAAATTCTTAAAACTACAGAGGCATTTTCCTCATACTATCACAGCTTTTGGATACTTCCGTTGCTTGACAAGCTCTTGaggtaagttgttatgctcTATGTTATCATTATAGTGCTACACTTGCTATTTGTTGTTGtagaatttttaaaaactgtagAAATATGGCTATGTATTGATGGCATGTGTGGAATGAGGGTGATTTAAATGCCCTCACGTTTCATTCATGAGCTGCCTGAAGTTACGCCCCATTTAAAAGTCTCATGCCCTGCTAAGTAAAGTGTCAGCCGGCTTAATTGTAATCACTTATGTCTAAGATTTTTTGCTGGGTTACTCAAGTAAATGTTTAGTGACTCAACAAGAGGTATGTGGAATACTACTGTCAAAGTATTGGGTAGATTTGACTGTCGTTTATGAGTAAGTTCACCGCACGAATGTCATCGAATTTGTCGTGTTTCAGCTACTCAATCTTTCTCAAGTTGTTACAGTGTGTTCTGAGTCACCGGCAATTTCTTGGCCTCTAGCGTTGAAAACtgttgcatttttgttgttcaggtCATGTTAAGATATACCGTATACTCCAGCTATCAAGCCTGCTTAGTGCAGTGCTTATAAATTGTGTTGTATATTTCTAAGGTTGGTAGTaagtgttattttatacatgtgtgGGGGCGTTGTGTGCATGTTCATATATACACTGACCTTTCTTTTGTACACACTACTACACAATAATGACATGACATGAAGGTTGTTTCCGCATTGGCTTAGCGCGTAATTCAACAGCGTCAAACAGTCGACTTGTTATACATTTGTAATACATTGTTGCGGTATTTAACAACTGGGTTAAATTGATGCCAATGAGCGCGCCATTTATTACTTAAGATgaatttgtgtacatgtactcattatgtatttatttcattcttGCAGTGAGTTGGCATTGACAAAGTTCCAAATTGGATTTATATAAGAGTTGCTTTCAAAATGGCAGCAATTGCACACCGAATAGTGCTCACCAGCGATCAGATTCAAGTCAGAGATCACCGAGACCACAATTATCATCGGTCATCTCAATCCATACCAGACGACGATATGAACTCACTTGAAGACAGCGATTCTATGGAGTCTTGCTTCGCAGGAGAGGAGGAATTTTACTCCTCCACGCTAACCCCGCCCACCCCCAGTGAGGACATTTGGAAGAAGTTTGAGTTGTACCCAACCCCACCCCTAAGCCCAAGTCACAATCCAGATGACAAGGAAAGTGATCGTCACCCAAGACATCATCAACAAGATGGCGAAGCAGATCTCCTTCAAGAAGTTACCAACATCCTTATGGACGATGATGACCTTCCGTGGTTAACCCGCAAGTGCCACTTCTCCGACCCTGTCTTCCGCGCCCCCTCCCCGATCAGCCCGGCCCTTATCCAGGATTGTATGTGGAGCAGCATTATTGCTGAAGAGAGGCGGAAACTTTTCATGAAGTCTGAGAAGAAACATGCGGAGGAGAGAGCAACCAAGAAAGCGTCGACGCTGAGTTCGGGAGTGATGCTCCCACCCCTGGTACCAGCATCTGAGTACGGGTCCTCGGACTGTGTGGATCCTTCTGCTGTATTCCCATACCCACTCAGTGAAACCAGATTGGATTTATTCAGCTCAGGAACAAACACACCTTCTGACTCTGGTGAGTATTTTAAAACttgcaaacaaaattcaacCAGTAAACTCGATTCCTATTGAAGAAATTGATTGTGTTTTAAATTACGAGAGAGAAAAACATcacattttacaaacaaaagaaaaaaattcaattgcatttaaacaaaaaagcatTAACTCCCAAAGTTTGAGTTAACCTTCTACTTCTACTACTAAAGTTCTTGTTGCAGTATGTCGCTGAATAGGTCtgcacataattaaaaaaaggcaAGGCCAATTACCAACAGTATGGTCCTTATGCTGTACAGATACCTGTATTTTATTTCGCTTAAGATTGAgttgtaaatatattttaatttcCATGTATGTCATCCAATCCCTATTCCATCTCTAATCAATAGCTATGCCACAGCCTGGGTTTACTGCCGTACTGTGCAACAGCTGTGGTTTTAATAAATCCTTGTGAGGTCACCTAAGGGTTGATTCATAGGAAATGCCTTCTTCAATATGCCCTGATTTCATAACGATGTCTTGACATATAAACCCCATTCAATATAAGGAGGTTTTTAAATGGTGCTTCTATTGCCAAGTGCTGGCTAGGTTCTTTGGAAGGGTTTAAATTATAAGAATAACCTTGATTTGAGCTTGCCTTATATTTACCCAATACAATAGCTGACGGTGCATCTTGAGGAAATTGTTGGATGTAGGGAGGCTATTTTTGGCAATTTCCCAATAATGTTGTAGCAAAGAATGCTTGAAAGTTCAGCTTATAAGGAAATCCTTGATGTAACAGTTTACATATAAGGATTGTTGAAACTGTTTCCCTGTATGGACATGTGTTACTGTCTTCCGATATCATGAAAAGGTCAAGCTACAATTTTTATTCTTAAACTCGCATGGTCTCGTGTGGGCTATCTGAATAAATTGACATTCAGTTAATCCTGGTCTTTAAATTGAAGGTTTTTAATGGGTTTGCCACAAACTTTGCTATATTGTTAGTTTACCAGAGCTCAACAAAGCCTTAAAACCTTTTATGGTCAAGATTTGACAAACTGAGGATTTACTGTTTGGTCAGATCCAGGGATCCTTTTGACCTGCCTTTTTATATGCACACCAAACCTTTTCAGTACATGTTTAATGTGTTTTCACACATCCCTTTTTGAACTTGTAAGTCCCTTGTTAAGCTTGTATTCTCACCAGGCTTAGCTTGCTGTCCAATTAACACTTTGTTGTTACAACAACACTCTAAGCATATTTGCAAGTTGTAAACTTGGGAACCTAACATGTGTTGACTAGGCAGTTAAAAAGGGCtaacaaattgttgtcattgttaAATGCTGTGTGGGTTTTGCTCCCTTCTTTTTTTCCATTGGGCTGTGACAATTAGGATCTTTAATCCAGGGGTGTGCATTGTTCATAAATACCCATCTAATCTAGCCCTGTTCTATGTTAGTGTTAACTAACCACAACAGAGGGGGCGAGGGCACACACATCAAAGCCCTGTCTAGGAGGTATAAATAGACTAAAAACATTTGCAGAAAGGAACCATAACAAAGCTATCCTTGGATCAAACTGCCATGACCAGAACACTGTAGTAACACATAATCACTGTACCATAGACTTGCATTGCACAAAGCCACAGTGGGATTGCGCAACATGCAGACCTTTAAATCCACCATATGGGAGTGTAGTAGAATAGAGGGGCCGGCTTTTCACAGTGTATTGCGCAATAATACTCGATGCACACAAATGTCATGGGCTTGCTATACATTGGGAAATGGATCACAGGTTCATCTGGAGTGTCGTAGTATTGTTGGATGTTATCAGAGATACAGAAATGATTGTGATAATTTTAATCTCTTTTTTAATTTACACAAGCTTAAACTAAAATACTACTAAAAAGAAGACCACCGGCGCAATATTGGCAGTAACTGAAACTTGAGTTAGTATTAATTGACTATTGGGGCGTGACCTTTAAGTGCAAGGTTGATGTTCCTGCTCGCAGCAAATATTGCACAATTCAGTTGGCTGGGTTTTGTTATCACCATAAGGACTTGTGTTTTatcaatttgtaaatatgtaTGGTTTGACAACTACTGTTTTATCTAAACTGAGATGTTCAGACAACATAAATATCCATGGTTTGTCTGTTAACATCCAATGCCACTTTCCATTTTTTACCAGAGAATCTTGACAAACCCatgcatcttttttttctttctttttttaccagACTTCTCGAGTTTATTTACTGGTATCAATAAATGTATCCATGTTTAGCTCTATCAAGAATTAATGGGTTGACACAAATTCGCACTCGGCTGTTGATGTTTTAAATGCGTTGTTAATTACTTAGCCATTCCGTTATGTACACCCACTACTCAGTACCCACCCACACACTAAAGCCATGTTGTATCATGGAGCAAAATATATTGACTGAGGGGTTGAAAAGGGTCGTCAAAGTGAAACGGGCGACGACGACATGTTATACCTTTCCTACTTGGGCTACTCTAGCACTAGAACAAACGCCCACCCCCTGGCCCCAACCTAAGGCTTTCTGTTTGTAAATATCAGTTTCATTCTGAAATGTCAAGAGGAGGAAGAGTGTATGGGGTGCTAAATGGGAAATGCATTGACGTTAActgtaattttgaattttaagaaataaaataaacttttttgtaTAGACACACTACTGACCTTGCTACGTACAAATAAACCATCCTGAACGACTTGCCATATGGCATCTTgtacataataaaataaaatctgtgGTTATGAATGGTTGACCAGTGACTTAATCCATCCCTTAATCCATGCATCATAATAAGGCAAAAGCTAAGCAGGGATTATGAAAGATTTGAGGATAACTGAAGATTAGCATCTGTTTCATGTAAGATGTCATCTAAGGAagactaacacataggattgtCTTCTTATTAGATGAAATACTCAACACAGGACTTGAGTAGCTGCCTTGTATACCTAGGGTCATGTTATGCAATTAGTGTATTGTGACCTCCATAGTGTTGATTGTACAGCAGTGttatataacaaaaacaaagatatCCTTGTCAGATAATCAAGAAGACTGAAGAGAAACCTTCAAGTGTTTTCCTTGGGGATATATTTAGGTTAACCAGACTGAAGGAAAGTAGTTAATTAGGACTCAATCTCCTGGTATCTTGTGAAGCTCAACTTATAAGAGTTggttcaggcctgatacttcaggaaggcaacgaaggtgattgcctcgaTGCtatctggtcattgccttggtgccttgaaatgccccagtagaaatgtcctcatagggtgccctttaccaagaagcaatgccttggtgcccttgccctttcaaaaacgaagcatacgggCCTGTTGGTTGTAGCATGTTCTTGAGGAAGATTTCATTGGAGTTATTGTCAGTTCTTAAGATTTCAATGTTAAAGAGTGTTCAACTTAGACTTATGTctcatttctttttctttgtttgtgcAGAAGAAGAGATTGATGTCGTCACAGTTGAGAAGAAGCACCACTCCGTTCACAAAATCAACACAACAAGACCGTATCACAAACAATCCACAAAAGTACGCCACCAGCACCATCACCGGCCGATAAGCGTGGCCCTGGTTGGGAGCAAGCGAGGGCGCCCTTCAACAGCGACGATACTCTCGATACCTATCAAGAAGCTGAAGACGGAGGGGAATCTGGAGGAGGTCAAACAAATCTTACAGAAGTCAAATTTGATTCGAAGTTCATCAGGAAGCAGTCGTGGGAGTAGTCGAGGATGCAGTCGAAACAGCAGTCAGCCGTCGAGTCAACCAAGCAGCCACCCATCATCCGATTCTGAGGACACCGAGAAGAGGGCGTGTCACAACGTCTTGGAGAGGAAACGAAGAGAGGATCTCCGAACAAGTTTCCTCCTTCTCCGTGATGAGGTCCCAGAGTTGGGAACCTGTGATCGAGCAGCAAAAGTTGTGATTCTTAAGAAAGCGACAGACTATGTGTCATCTCTTCGAGACAGGGAAGAAACCCTTAGAATGGACATGGCAACGGAGAAGAACAGAAACCTTCAATTAAGGAGGAGACTGGAAGCGCTCTTAGCTCCTCTAACTTTGTAAATAAGTTTATATTCTTTAAAGAACTGGACTTGGACCACCATGATGATTGAAGCCTTAGTTGCCGTCAAGAAACTGTGAAGGAATCACTGTGAAGGAATCGCAGAAATACTTCAAcaactatttgtttttatttttaatagcatgatggaaaagaaaaaaaagactcgCAGCTGATTGTAtaacaaaatatcacaaggAGATGAGAAATGGAAAAGATTTAGAGAAAAGTGATTAATATGaaagatgtttattttttttttttgtaaataggtgttttgattggtttgtATGGAAAGACACATCTGTATAATAGTTTATACAGATACCGTGTACATATGTAATTAATAAAGATTGTAATAATATTTTAGTTCCTTATATATCCTATGTTTTGTAAttcttttatatattttatttgcaCATTTTTAGCTGTCAAACTAATACTATCACAATTATACCCAGCTTACATCTTTAATGTAAAAACTAAAAATCcaattgtttgtgtttactTGGAGCCAAGTAAGAATTGTAACGAGGTCCCCTCTACCAGTAGTTAACTTTtggcttttttttcttccagtcaTGATTATTTGTTTCTGATCGCTAGGTTGATGGGTTTCATGTTGGAGGTtgcataattattgttttagttTGGGTTAGGTTTTCTCCTGTTTTCATATTGcgtagctttttttttttcttatattaACGAAGTGCAAATTTTTTCAgaatttata contains the following coding sequences:
- the LOC139952470 gene encoding myc protein, encoding MAAIAHRIVLTSDQIQVRDHRDHNYHRSSQSIPDDDMNSLEDSDSMESCFAGEEEFYSSTLTPPTPSEDIWKKFELYPTPPLSPSHNPDDKESDRHPRHHQQDGEADLLQEVTNILMDDDDLPWLTRKCHFSDPVFRAPSPISPALIQDCMWSSIIAEERRKLFMKSEKKHAEERATKKASTLSSGVMLPPLVPASEYGSSDCVDPSAVFPYPLSETRLDLFSSGTNTPSDSEEEIDVVTVEKKHHSVHKINTTRPYHKQSTKVRHQHHHRPISVALVGSKRGRPSTATILSIPIKKLKTEGNLEEVKQILQKSNLIRSSSGSSRGSSRGCSRNSSQPSSQPSSHPSSDSEDTEKRACHNVLERKRREDLRTSFLLLRDEVPELGTCDRAAKVVILKKATDYVSSLRDREETLRMDMATEKNRNLQLRRRLEALLAPLTL